One genomic window of Glycine soja cultivar W05 chromosome 9, ASM419377v2, whole genome shotgun sequence includes the following:
- the LOC114368328 gene encoding uncharacterized protein LOC114368328, giving the protein MQVLNASSRGLHRMGTVFSYLPISMATEPAADDSILSLLRVFWPILEKFFGSEHMENGNLSVAACRALSLAVRSSGQHFVTLLPKVLDWLSKKFVLFQSHECYIRTGRDFL; this is encoded by the exons ATGCAAGTTTTGAATGCTTCCTCTAGAGGGTTGCACAG AATGGGAACTGTATTCAGTTATCTTCCCATATCCATGGCAACTGAACCTGCTGCAGATGACTCAATACTTTCACTGCTAAGGGTTTTCTGGCCCATCTTGGAGAAATTTTTTGGCTCTGAGCATATGGAGAATGGGAATTTATCCGTAGCAGCTTGCCGAGCTCTTTCACTAGCTGTTCGATCTTCAG GTCAGCATTTTGTGACATTACTGCCCAAGGTGCTGGACTGgctttcaaaaaaatttgttttattccaAAGTCATGAATGCTATATAAGAACCGGTAGGGATTTTTTATGA